A window of the Coprobacter fastidiosus genome harbors these coding sequences:
- a CDS encoding family 10 glycosylhydrolase, with the protein MKKYILLFFFLFSFLSIEATSPKYEIRGVWLTTNWGLDWPKKIIKTEKDIKRQQEELCYLLDQVQKMNMNVVFFQTRLRGDVLYSSRYEPWSSVLTGISGKNPGYDPLRFVVEECHRRGLQCHAWLVCMPLGTSRQIKNQGKSSVVSKYPDMCKYWDREWYLDPGNPKTALYLASIAGEIVSNYGVDGIHLDYIRYPDKAGFPDRKTYLKYGSSDKTLNQWRRENINKIVYTVYDSIKKIDPAVKLSSAVIGKYNTLPVFSSLGWSGIESVHQDPVEWLKQNKHDFIVPMMYFSERSFYPFLIDWVKHCAGHPIVSGLGAYRLCADDGDWRLQDFMRQVYDGRKYGVGGQAYYRLENLINNEKFVYTAILQAYRYPALYPPMNYMGKTLPCAPDSLCVEYKTLSTFLYWDSVTNVREYVLYGSDSYPVNTNDPANIIASGIRGCSFETSLKKRFYAVTAVDMYHQESIPVQMSFPEIYYKGADNEVVLSNTLKNFDRIAIFNIFGKKIYEGKFKISIKTDGLFSGVYRVELYNNRGKEEKILIVN; encoded by the coding sequence TTGAAGAAATATATATTGCTTTTCTTTTTCCTATTTTCTTTTTTAAGTATAGAAGCGACATCCCCTAAATACGAGATAAGAGGGGTTTGGTTGACTACTAATTGGGGCTTGGACTGGCCGAAAAAGATTATAAAAACGGAAAAAGATATAAAAAGGCAACAAGAAGAATTATGTTATTTGCTGGATCAAGTCCAAAAAATGAATATGAATGTCGTCTTTTTTCAGACTCGATTGCGGGGCGATGTTTTATATTCTTCTCGGTATGAACCATGGAGTTCTGTTCTTACGGGTATATCGGGGAAAAATCCCGGATATGATCCTCTCCGTTTTGTTGTCGAAGAATGTCATAGAAGAGGACTTCAATGTCATGCTTGGCTTGTTTGCATGCCATTGGGGACTTCCCGTCAAATAAAAAATCAAGGTAAAAGTTCTGTGGTATCAAAATATCCGGATATGTGTAAATATTGGGACAGAGAATGGTATCTTGATCCCGGAAATCCGAAGACTGCTTTATACCTTGCATCTATTGCTGGAGAGATTGTCTCGAATTATGGTGTGGATGGAATACATCTCGATTATATTCGGTATCCTGATAAAGCCGGTTTTCCTGATAGGAAGACATATCTGAAGTACGGTTCTTCCGATAAGACTTTGAATCAGTGGCGTAGAGAGAATATCAATAAAATCGTATATACGGTTTATGATTCTATAAAGAAAATTGATCCGGCAGTGAAATTAAGCAGTGCTGTCATCGGAAAATATAATACGCTTCCGGTATTTTCTTCTTTAGGGTGGAGCGGAATAGAGAGTGTTCATCAAGACCCGGTAGAATGGCTGAAACAGAATAAGCATGACTTTATTGTTCCGATGATGTATTTTTCCGAGCGTTCTTTTTATCCTTTTTTGATAGATTGGGTAAAACATTGTGCGGGACATCCGATAGTTTCCGGATTAGGAGCATATAGGCTTTGTGCGGATGACGGAGATTGGCGACTGCAAGATTTTATGCGTCAAGTTTATGACGGTCGCAAGTATGGAGTAGGGGGACAAGCTTACTATCGTTTAGAAAATTTGATAAATAACGAGAAGTTTGTATATACAGCAATTTTACAAGCATATCGCTATCCGGCATTATATCCTCCGATGAATTATATGGGGAAAACATTGCCTTGTGCGCCTGATTCTTTGTGTGTAGAATATAAAACGCTATCGACTTTTCTATATTGGGATTCTGTAACAAATGTGCGGGAATATGTTTTATATGGAAGTGATAGTTATCCGGTAAATACAAATGATCCGGCAAATATTATTGCTTCAGGAATACGTGGATGCTCTTTTGAAACTTCTCTGAAAAAACGTTTTTATGCAGTGACGGCTGTAGATATGTATCATCAGGAGAGTATTCCTGTGCAAATGTCGTTTCCTGAGATTTATTATAAAGGTGCAGATAATGAAGTCGTTTTGTCGAATACATTGAAAAACTTTGATAGAATTGCTATTTTTAATATTTTTGGAAAAAAGATCTATGAAGGAAAGTTTAAAATTTCAATAAAAACAGATGGCCTATTTTCAGGCGTTTATCGAGTCGAACTATATAATAATCGAGGTAAGGAAGAAAAAATATTAATTGTCAACTGA
- a CDS encoding type I phosphomannose isomerase catalytic subunit, which translates to MMYPLKFEVILKSILWGGSEICKFKNLSTKLNGIGESWEISQVKDNVSVIANGEYKGKNLTELIQEKGAELLGQHVLDRFGDKFPLLIKFIDARDNLSIQVHPNDKLAKERHNSFGKTEMWYVISAQEGAGLYSGFSKQITPDEYVERVENNTIMDVLQFHPVKSGDVFFLPAGRIHAIGKGIFIAEIQQTSDITYRIYDYNRKDANGKGRELHTALAKDAIDYKMYSDLKTEYTHQENEPVLLANCPYFTTNLLEINSEKTVKREIADKDSFVIYICMEGEAVMVDNNGCKTELHRGETVLVPASTSFIDLSTTQSVKLLECYIPR; encoded by the coding sequence ATGATGTATCCATTAAAATTTGAAGTTATCCTCAAAAGTATTTTATGGGGAGGAAGTGAGATTTGCAAGTTTAAAAATTTAAGCACAAAGCTTAATGGAATCGGTGAGAGTTGGGAAATTTCTCAAGTAAAGGACAATGTCTCAGTTATTGCAAATGGAGAGTATAAAGGGAAAAATCTGACAGAACTTATACAAGAAAAAGGCGCTGAATTACTCGGTCAGCATGTTTTGGATAGGTTTGGAGATAAATTTCCTTTATTAATTAAGTTTATCGATGCTAGGGATAATTTGTCGATTCAGGTTCATCCGAATGATAAGTTGGCTAAAGAGCGCCATAATTCATTTGGTAAAACAGAAATGTGGTATGTTATTTCTGCACAAGAAGGAGCTGGGTTGTATTCAGGTTTTTCTAAGCAAATTACTCCGGATGAATATGTCGAACGGGTAGAAAATAATACGATTATGGATGTCCTTCAATTCCATCCGGTTAAGAGTGGAGACGTATTTTTCTTGCCTGCAGGAAGAATTCATGCGATCGGGAAAGGGATATTTATTGCTGAGATACAGCAAACTTCTGATATTACATACCGGATTTATGATTATAATCGAAAAGATGCCAATGGAAAAGGGCGAGAATTGCATACGGCCTTAGCAAAAGATGCGATTGATTATAAAATGTATTCTGATCTGAAAACAGAATATACTCATCAAGAAAATGAACCGGTATTGTTGGCCAATTGTCCTTATTTTACGACGAATTTGTTGGAGATAAATAGTGAAAAGACTGTAAAGAGAGAAATTGCAGATAAAGATTCTTTCGTTATTTATATTTGTATGGAAGGAGAGGCTGTTATGGTTGATAATAACGGATGTAAGACAGAGCTCCATCGGGGAGAGACGGTTTTAGTTCCAGCATCCACAAGCTTCATAGATTTATCGACGACACAATCGGTTAAGTTGTTGGAATGTTATATTCCTCGATAA
- a CDS encoding copper resistance protein NlpE, with translation MNRYVIIIFVLILGFSLDACKHTKQKSPVVQESSVSEDSVKYIYEGILPAADAAGIRYTLTISAPQNSGDGTFVLQQAYLGTGEKDTIFTTTGRRYTHRGDANDINATVWQLKSDNGNEIFNFLYENDSTLILLNENFEKSDSELNYSLRLVK, from the coding sequence ATGAATAGGTATGTTATAATTATTTTTGTTTTGATATTAGGCTTTTCTTTGGATGCCTGCAAACATACAAAACAAAAAAGTCCTGTCGTCCAGGAGTCGTCTGTATCTGAAGATTCTGTAAAGTATATTTATGAGGGTATTTTGCCTGCAGCCGATGCTGCCGGAATACGTTACACGTTGACGATTTCAGCTCCTCAAAATAGCGGAGACGGTACATTTGTCCTACAACAAGCTTATTTAGGAACAGGGGAAAAAGATACAATATTTACAACTACGGGAAGACGTTATACCCATAGGGGAGACGCAAATGATATAAACGCAACAGTCTGGCAATTGAAATCTGATAATGGAAATGAGATATTCAATTTCTTGTATGAGAATGACTCGACTTTGATATTATTAAATGAGAATTTTGAAAAAAGTGATTCTGAATTAAATTATTCTCTTCGCTTAGTTAAATAG
- the mgrA gene encoding L-glyceraldehyde 3-phosphate reductase translates to MENYKASDNRYDTMTYRRCGKSGLLLPAISLGLWHNFGSVDVFNNFVQIAYTAFDNGITHFDLANNYGPTYGSAEENFGQILKKGLGLYRDELIISSKAGYDMWPGPYGNWGSRKYLMASLDQSLKRMGIDYVDIFYSHRPDPETPIEETMCALADMVHQGKALYVGISNYNAEQTRTAISVLKEMKVPCLIHQARYSMFDRWVEPELLQLLDENGVGMIAFSPLAQGLLTNKYLHGIPENSRAAKSTGHLRSDQVTEDKIAKIKLLNDLAEQRGQTLAEMALAWLLKDNRVTSVIIGASSVTQLKDNLKALDNAEFTPDELCEIENILK, encoded by the coding sequence ATGGAAAATTACAAAGCATCCGATAACAGGTACGATACAATGACTTATCGCCGCTGTGGTAAAAGCGGACTATTGTTGCCTGCTATTTCTTTAGGATTATGGCATAATTTCGGAAGTGTAGATGTATTCAATAATTTCGTTCAAATTGCATATACAGCTTTCGATAACGGAATAACACATTTCGATCTGGCAAATAATTATGGCCCTACATACGGTTCGGCAGAAGAAAATTTCGGACAAATATTAAAAAAAGGATTAGGATTGTATAGAGACGAACTGATTATCTCTTCCAAAGCCGGATATGATATGTGGCCAGGACCTTATGGAAATTGGGGAAGCCGTAAATATTTGATGGCAAGTCTGGATCAAAGCTTGAAAAGAATGGGAATCGATTACGTCGATATATTTTATTCTCATCGCCCTGATCCGGAAACTCCGATAGAAGAAACTATGTGTGCCTTAGCTGACATGGTGCATCAAGGGAAAGCCCTATATGTAGGCATTTCGAATTATAATGCAGAGCAAACCCGAACAGCCATATCTGTTCTTAAAGAAATGAAAGTACCATGTCTGATACATCAAGCCCGGTATTCGATGTTCGATAGATGGGTAGAACCCGAGCTGCTACAACTCTTAGATGAAAACGGAGTAGGCATGATCGCATTTTCGCCATTAGCTCAAGGTCTACTGACAAATAAATATCTACATGGGATTCCTGAAAATTCAAGAGCGGCAAAATCTACCGGACATTTACGATCAGATCAAGTTACAGAAGATAAAATTGCTAAAATAAAATTGCTAAACGATTTAGCGGAACAAAGAGGACAAACTCTCGCAGAAATGGCATTAGCATGGCTATTAAAAGACAATCGGGTAACCAGTGTCATCATCGGGGCAAGCTCAGTAACTCAATTAAAAGATAATCTAAAAGCCCTAGATAACGCGGAGTTTACTCCTGACGAATTATGCGAAATAGAAAATATTCTAAAATAA
- the htpG gene encoding molecular chaperone HtpG, giving the protein MQKGTIGVTTDNIFPIIKKFLYSDHEIFLRELVSNAVDATQKLKTLSSFGDFKGELGEMNVKVSIDKKEGTLTISDHGIGMTAEEIDKYINQIAFSGAEEFLNKYKNDANAIIGHFGLGFYSSFMVAKKVEIRTLSYQENAKPVMWSCDGSPEYTMSEIDKKERGTDIVLYIDDENKEFLEDSKIESLLKKYCRFLPVPVIFGKEQEWKDGKYVDTDKDKIINDTTPAWTKKPTELTEEDYRKFYHDLYPSLDEPLFWIHLNVDYPFKLTGILYFPKIKNNLDINKNRIQLYSNQVFVTDSVEGIVPDFLMLLQGVIDSPDIPLNVSRSYLQSDSNVKKISTYITKKVADRLQEIFNNERKQFEEKWDDIKLFIEYGMLSDEKFYDRAQKFALLKDTDKKYYTLEEYKTLIEANQTDKDKNLIYIYATDAVAQYSYIEIAKSKGYDVLLMDGQLDIHFIGLLEQKLEKSRFVRVDSDIIDNLVRKNDKTEVSLDAAQRNMMTTVFKSQIPTLEKAEFMVMFEALGEQSQPVIITQNEFMRRMKDMSAMQPGMNFYGEMPDSFNLIINTEHPLSKKVIEETEKDCHAEIEPIQKEINELNDAIAKLQEASKGKKDEEIPVTEKEELRNKEKEVDSLRKKESELLTQYANKHKLVRQLVDLALLSNNMLKGEALSQFIKRSVEML; this is encoded by the coding sequence ATGCAAAAAGGAACTATCGGGGTCACAACGGATAATATCTTCCCCATTATTAAAAAGTTCTTGTACAGTGATCACGAGATTTTTTTACGTGAACTCGTTTCGAATGCAGTAGATGCAACTCAAAAATTAAAGACCTTATCTTCTTTCGGAGATTTTAAAGGAGAATTAGGCGAAATGAACGTGAAAGTATCTATCGACAAAAAAGAAGGTACTCTTACAATATCGGATCATGGAATCGGAATGACAGCAGAAGAGATCGACAAATACATCAATCAAATTGCATTTTCCGGAGCTGAAGAATTTCTGAACAAGTATAAAAATGATGCCAATGCTATTATCGGGCATTTCGGTTTAGGATTTTATTCTTCTTTCATGGTCGCTAAGAAAGTAGAAATCAGAACTCTTTCTTATCAAGAAAACGCCAAACCGGTAATGTGGAGCTGCGATGGTTCTCCGGAATATACAATGTCTGAAATTGACAAAAAAGAACGCGGCACAGACATCGTGTTATATATTGATGATGAGAACAAAGAATTTCTCGAAGACTCAAAAATTGAGTCTTTATTGAAGAAATACTGCCGATTCCTTCCTGTTCCGGTCATTTTCGGTAAAGAACAAGAGTGGAAAGACGGTAAATATGTTGATACGGATAAGGATAAAATCATAAACGATACGACACCTGCATGGACAAAGAAACCGACAGAACTGACAGAAGAAGACTATCGTAAATTCTATCATGATTTATATCCCTCGTTAGATGAGCCTTTGTTTTGGATACATCTAAACGTTGATTATCCGTTCAAGCTGACAGGTATTCTTTATTTCCCCAAAATAAAGAATAACCTCGATATAAATAAAAACCGAATACAGCTTTACTCCAACCAAGTATTTGTTACCGACTCTGTAGAGGGAATCGTTCCTGATTTTTTAATGTTGTTGCAAGGGGTCATCGATTCACCTGATATTCCACTAAATGTTTCCAGGTCTTACCTGCAAAGCGATTCTAATGTCAAGAAGATTTCCACTTACATCACGAAAAAAGTTGCAGACAGACTTCAAGAAATATTCAATAACGAACGAAAACAATTCGAAGAAAAATGGGATGATATCAAGCTCTTCATCGAATACGGAATGCTGTCTGATGAAAAATTTTATGATCGGGCACAAAAATTCGCTTTATTAAAAGACACGGACAAAAAATATTATACGCTCGAAGAATATAAAACTCTGATCGAGGCGAATCAGACGGATAAAGACAAGAATTTGATATATATTTACGCTACAGATGCCGTTGCACAATACAGCTATATCGAGATAGCCAAATCTAAAGGCTATGATGTTTTATTGATGGATGGTCAACTGGACATTCATTTTATCGGACTACTTGAACAAAAATTGGAAAAAAGCCGTTTTGTGAGAGTTGATAGTGACATCATAGACAATCTTGTCCGGAAAAATGACAAAACCGAAGTTTCTTTAGATGCCGCTCAAAGAAATATGATGACCACAGTATTCAAATCTCAAATACCGACTTTGGAAAAAGCCGAATTTATGGTGATGTTTGAAGCTTTGGGAGAACAATCTCAGCCAGTCATTATAACCCAAAACGAGTTTATGCGCCGAATGAAAGACATGTCGGCCATGCAACCGGGAATGAATTTCTACGGAGAGATGCCTGACAGTTTCAATTTAATAATAAATACAGAACATCCTTTGTCTAAAAAAGTAATAGAAGAAACAGAAAAGGACTGTCATGCAGAAATAGAACCTATACAAAAAGAAATTAATGAACTGAATGATGCTATCGCCAAACTTCAGGAAGCATCGAAAGGGAAAAAAGACGAAGAGATTCCCGTTACTGAAAAAGAAGAACTTCGAAATAAAGAAAAAGAAGTCGACTCTTTACGGAAAAAAGAATCCGAACTACTTACACAGTATGCCAACAAACATAAGTTGGTTCGTCAATTAGTTGATTTGGCACTGTTATCCAACAATATGTTAAAAGGTGAAGCTTTAAGTCAGTTTATTAAACGATCCGTTGAAATGTTATAA
- a CDS encoding ATP-dependent Clp protease ATP-binding subunit produces MERNFSQRVKDVLGYSREEAERLQNSYIGPEHLLLGILRDGSGKAIEALRHLGVQLTELKASVEKDLRLSNDHINAGDEITISKSTDKVLKMSILEARILKSDTTDTEHLLLAILKDPDTPATRSLKDCDVTYQEVMEYFKMAKPLSDTPLMGAEFADDDDDEFEEEKRYKNEQQKATTSPGKTSADTPVLDNFGTDMTKAAEENRLDPVVGREKEIERLAQVLSRRKKNNPVLIGEPGVGKSAIVEGLALRIIQRKVSRVLFDKRVISLDMASIVAGTKYRGQFEERIKAILNELTKNPDIILFIDEIHTIVGAGGATGTLDAANMLKPALARGEIQCIGATTLDEYRKSIEKDGALERRFQKIMVDPTTPEETLQILNNIKGRYEDHHNVSYTPEALKACVKLTERYISDRNFPDKAIDAMDEAGSRVHISNIVVPKEIETLEAQIETIREEKIKAVKSQNYELAASFRDKEKDIQAQLETAKQKWEEELQEHREIVDEEKIAEVVAMMSGIPVQRIASAESTKLLHMGDTLRQAIIGQDNAVDKIVKAIRRNRVGLKDPNKPIGTFMFLGPTGVGKTHLAKILAEYLFDSKDALIRVDMSEYMEKFSVSRLIGAPPGYVGYEEGGQLTEKVRRKPYSVILLDELEKAHPDVFNLLLQVMDEGRLTDSLGRKVDFKNTILIMTSNIGTRQLKDFGRGVGFSTSASLEDKEFSRSIIQKALNKAFSPEFLNRVDDIIMFDQLDKEAIYKIIDLELKGFYQRMQALGYKFTLTDAAKEFVASKGYDIQFGARPLKRAIQKYLEDEIAELIIRDSIKEGDTIIIDYDKQEEKIVSSVHSDKE; encoded by the coding sequence TCTGGAAAAGCCATAGAGGCTTTGCGGCATCTCGGAGTCCAATTGACCGAGCTGAAAGCTTCCGTTGAAAAAGATTTAAGATTATCAAACGATCATATTAATGCCGGAGATGAGATTACAATCAGCAAAAGCACGGACAAAGTATTAAAAATGAGCATCTTGGAGGCTCGAATTTTAAAGAGTGACACAACGGATACCGAACACCTTTTATTAGCAATACTAAAAGATCCCGATACGCCGGCTACACGTTCCCTAAAAGATTGTGATGTGACATATCAGGAAGTTATGGAATATTTTAAAATGGCCAAGCCTTTATCTGACACGCCATTAATGGGAGCTGAATTTGCAGATGATGACGATGATGAATTCGAAGAAGAAAAACGATATAAAAACGAACAGCAAAAAGCGACAACTTCTCCCGGAAAAACATCTGCTGATACACCGGTTCTCGATAATTTCGGTACTGACATGACAAAAGCAGCAGAAGAAAACCGATTAGATCCGGTTGTCGGCCGTGAGAAGGAAATCGAAAGGTTAGCTCAGGTCTTAAGTCGGCGCAAAAAAAATAATCCTGTATTGATAGGAGAACCGGGGGTCGGCAAATCTGCTATCGTAGAAGGTTTGGCTTTACGTATTATCCAAAGAAAAGTATCTCGTGTTTTATTCGATAAACGGGTTATATCTTTGGACATGGCCTCTATTGTTGCAGGGACTAAATATCGCGGACAATTTGAAGAACGTATTAAAGCTATATTGAACGAACTGACAAAGAATCCGGATATAATACTTTTTATAGACGAAATTCATACTATTGTAGGTGCTGGTGGCGCAACCGGAACTTTGGATGCGGCAAATATGTTAAAACCGGCTTTAGCTCGGGGCGAAATTCAATGCATAGGAGCTACGACATTAGATGAATACCGAAAAAGTATAGAAAAAGACGGTGCATTGGAACGGAGATTCCAAAAGATAATGGTAGATCCGACGACGCCAGAAGAGACATTACAAATATTAAATAACATTAAAGGCCGTTATGAAGACCACCATAATGTCTCCTACACACCGGAAGCATTAAAAGCTTGCGTAAAACTGACCGAACGTTATATCAGTGATCGTAATTTTCCGGATAAGGCCATAGATGCAATGGATGAAGCGGGTTCGCGTGTACATATATCAAATATCGTAGTACCTAAAGAAATAGAGACACTCGAAGCTCAAATAGAAACGATACGGGAAGAAAAAATAAAAGCCGTAAAATCCCAAAATTATGAATTAGCGGCAAGTTTTAGGGACAAAGAAAAAGATATTCAGGCTCAACTGGAAACTGCCAAGCAAAAATGGGAAGAAGAACTCCAAGAGCATCGAGAAATCGTAGACGAAGAAAAAATAGCAGAAGTAGTTGCAATGATGTCAGGAATACCGGTACAGCGAATTGCCAGTGCAGAAAGCACCAAGTTATTACACATGGGTGATACTTTACGCCAAGCTATCATAGGACAGGACAATGCTGTAGATAAAATAGTAAAAGCTATCCGAAGAAACCGAGTTGGACTGAAAGATCCCAATAAACCGATCGGGACATTCATGTTCTTAGGTCCTACGGGTGTAGGGAAAACTCATCTGGCAAAAATACTGGCAGAATATCTGTTCGACTCTAAAGATGCTCTGATTCGAGTAGACATGAGCGAATACATGGAAAAATTCAGTGTATCCAGATTAATAGGCGCACCTCCCGGATATGTAGGATACGAAGAAGGAGGACAATTAACAGAGAAAGTCAGACGGAAACCTTATTCTGTAATTTTATTAGACGAGTTAGAAAAAGCTCATCCCGACGTATTCAATTTACTGCTGCAAGTAATGGATGAAGGACGATTGACAGATAGTTTAGGAAGGAAAGTCGATTTCAAAAATACGATTCTTATCATGACTTCCAACATAGGAACTCGTCAACTGAAGGACTTCGGACGAGGTGTCGGTTTCTCTACATCTGCTTCATTAGAGGATAAAGAATTTTCGAGAAGTATTATACAAAAAGCTTTGAACAAGGCGTTTTCTCCGGAATTTCTGAACCGTGTCGATGATATAATCATGTTTGACCAACTCGACAAAGAAGCAATCTATAAGATCATCGATCTCGAATTAAAAGGATTTTATCAAAGAATGCAAGCATTGGGCTATAAATTCACGTTGACCGATGCGGCAAAAGAATTCGTAGCCTCTAAGGGGTATGATATTCAGTTTGGAGCTCGCCCTTTAAAAAGAGCGATACAAAAATACTTGGAAGATGAGATTGCAGAGTTGATAATACGAGATTCAATAAAAGAAGGAGACACAATAATCATCGATTATGATAAGCAAGAAGAAAAGATCGTTTCTTCTGTACATAGCGACAAAGAATGA